From Rhodobium gokarnense:
GGTGGCCATGTCGACCGGGCTGGTGTAGCCGAAGGCATAGGCGGTCATGGCGCCGATGATCGTCGAAAGGATCATCGAGATGACCAGAGCCAGGGCACCCGGAAGGCCGGCCTTCTTCAGTTCTTCCATCTTCACGCCGAACGCCGTGCTGACGATGGCGAAGTCACGCAGCATGCTGCCGCCCATCAGGCCGATGCCCGCGAACAGCGGAACGTCGGAGATGCCGTGCTTCTCACCGGTGACCGTGCCACCGATATAGGCCAGCACCAGACCGCAGACGATGGCGATTGCCGAACCGTGGATGCGGTTGTTGGTCAGCCTGGCGACCTTGTAGGACGCCCACATGATGATGCCGACGACGACGAAGGCCGTGATCAGCGGATATTTGGTCAGTGCTGTAGAGAGGATGTCCAACATCTTACTTCGCTCCCTTGGGCGCTTTGGCCTCAGCCGGGTTGTCGTCATCTTCCAGGGTCGACTTCGGGCTCAGCGCCGTAATCGGGCGGATGAGCAGGAAGCCCGCGAAAACCGCGCCGAGACCGGCGATGAACGCCAGCGCGCCGGCGTTGACGGCCGCAACGACGTTCTGCCGGGCCGCCATGGCCACGACGATCGGGATGTACATCGCGCTCCAGAACAGGATGCCGTCCTGGGCCAGCTTGGAGAGCTGGTCCTTGTCCATCAGCTTGCGGGAGATAATGACGAGCAGCACCATCGCGATGCCGACACCGCCGACATTGGCGTTGATACCGACCAGATGGCCGAGCAGATAGCCCAGGAAAGTACCCACAATCATGCAGCCGCCCATGAGGGCCACACCATAGATCACCATTTCACTTCCTCCTTCCTTGGGAAGAGTGGAGGAGCCGGAGAATTCCGCTCCTCCTCTTTTGTCGATCCTATTCGATGGTCATGATCACGCCGCCGGGCTTCAGGCGGTCGCCGGGCTTGGCGGCGATCGACTTGACGGTTCCGTCAACCGGAGACGGCGTGTTGTTCTTCATCTTCATCGCCTCGACGACGGCCAGGTTCTGGCCCTTCGTCACGGTCGCGCCTTCCTCGACTTCGAGGGAGACAACGACCGACGGCATTTTGACTTTCACATCCATTGAGTGACTCCTTTTGTTGCTAAGCTGGATGTTGTTTCTGTGAAAGAGACTTCTGAAAAGGTCTCATCAGAAAATTTATTACGGTCAATAAGTTCCACTCCTGAAATGGACTTCGCCAGGAGAACTTCTGCATCCGACATATACTCGGAAAGCTTGACGCCGCAGCGTCCTTGCATATCGATTTCGGCGTCGATGGCCGTTCCGGTCCGGACCTTGAGATCGCAGATCTCCTGCCAGAACCACTGAAGCTGCTGGGCCGTCCCGGCCTGCACCAGGACGTCGAGGTCGGAGTCCGGCCGGACATAGTCGAGACCGGTGACGACCTGCATGGCGGCCGAGCCGATGAGGCCGAGCGTGATGCCGGCGGCCGCGGCGACCTTGCGCAAGTCGATGAGCACCGGATGGACGACGCGGGGGCTGGCGCCGGCGCGCTCCATGACTTCGTAGGGCGTGACGTAGCTCTCGATCTGGTCCGCGCACACCGGGACGGCCGAGCGCACGCGCTCCTCGCCGATGCGGAACGGGAAGGAGAACCCGATCTGGCCGCCGTCCTCGGGGCAGGCCTGTGTCGGCCGGCAGACGATGCCGGGGATGGCGTCGGCCAGGAACGCCTGCTTGACCCGGTGCGCGATCGCGGGGCCGCGCATCGGCTCCGGCAGGCCGGCAACCATCGCCGTGACCAGCTCCTTGCGGGCCGCTGCGGTCGGATAGGCAAGAACGTGGCGACGGTCGAGCATCTCTATCGCCTCTTGATCCAGGTCGGGTCGGTCTTGGCCGAGCGCTGCACCTCGACCTGCGCCTGCACGAGGACGTCGAACAGGCGGGTCGATTGCGGGCCTTCGATGACGATGGGCGGAACGACGTCCGCATTGGGATCGACGATCCCCGGGACGAGTTCCAGGCGGGTCGCCGGTGCGCCGGTCTGAAGCTGCGGCGAGACCTTCACGACGCGGCTCTTGGTGCGCAGGATCGTGCGCGAGGCCTTGTCGACGGTCGAGCCGGTGCTCATCGGCGTCGCCGTGACGAAGACCTCGTATTCCGGATGGGTCCGCTCGCGGCGATAGGTGATGATGTGGCCGTCGCGGTTGCAGACATGGCCCGACGGCGAGACGACGAAGCTGTCGCCCATCGGCAGGCCGCCGACGACCAGTTCCTGGTAGGGCTCGCCGAGCGGCGACGGCACCATGGTGATGTCGTCGCGCAGAGGCACGCCATCCAGCGTCAGCCAGCCGAATTCCTGGCAGCCGTAAAGGTCGTGCACCTTGTAGCCGAAGGCGTCGGCGATCGGCAGCAGTTCCTCGTCGAGCGGGGTGCCGGCGACGAGGAGCACGCAGTAGCGCGGCATTTCTTCCTTCAGCCCCAGCGACACGGCCTGCTCCAGGCTGGCGCGCAGGAACGAGGATTCGCCGAGGATGATGTCCGGATTGCGGTTGCAGGCGGCGATGATCAGCGCATCGCGGCTGGACCGCTCCAGGAAGGTCCATTCGACCTCCGAGGCGGTCAGCGCCTGGGCCGAGAAGACATTGACGAGGGGAGGATAAGTGACAAGCATCCGCGTCCCCCCCTCGCAATCGAGCCGTTTGAAGACGGCACGGGTGACGTCGGCGCGCCCGGGAAGTTCCGCGTGGGTGACGCCGACGATGTTCTGGAAAGCCGAAGAGCCGGTGGTGAAGGTCAGATAGGCAAGGTTGAAGGGCGTGTGGATCTCTTCGATGACATGCGCCGCCGTCGGGCCGGCGATGCCCTTGTCGCCGAGGGAACGCCTCGGCATTTCGGCAAGGGTCGGCATGCCGGTGAAAAGGTCCTGCGCGTCTTCAAGGGCTTTCAATGCATCTGACATTTCAACTCTCCCTTCGGCTTTCCTCGTTCGGGCAGCGCCGGGGTTAGCGGGCGGGGGCGTATTTGTCGGCGACCGCCTCGAACTCCTTGTTCATCACGTCCATCACCTTCGGCCGGAGCGCGCGGCCGCCGCGTTCGGCACCGAGGGCACCGCGGCCCCACGGGCCGAGCGTGTCCTGCTTGCCTTCCGCCTTGGCTTTGCGGATGGACGCGATGTGCTCGATGATGGCCGGCCGCATGCCTTCCACCTTGTCGACCAGCGTCTCGACGCCGCCGAGGGTGTGGAAGAAGCGCGGGCCCGATGCGAACACCGGGTTGTCCTTGGACAGCTCTTCCAGGACTTCCAGGTCCTTGCGGATGATGCGCGAGACCGAGGTCAGCGGCATCACGTGGATGATGGTGCCGAAATTGGCATCGAGCGACAGGATATTGTCGGCCTGCAGGCCGTGGCACAGGAAGGCGCCGGAGACCGCCCGGCCGATTACCATGGCGACGATCGGATGGCCGGCGAGCCGGGCCTCGGCGAGCGCCAGCTGGTAGGCGCCCGTCGACTTGTTCATGCCGAAGATTTCCTCGACCTTGCCGGGGCCGTTGCCCGGGGTGTCGACGATGAGGACCAGGGCCCGCTTTTCGTCCAGCGGCTTGTCCTTGTCGGCTTCCATCGAGGCATAGACGGACTGGGCCATCTTGTAGCCCTCCTCCATGCCGATGACGCCGGCATAGACGACCGGGAACCGTTCGTTGAACGACATGCCGTCGCTGGCGATGATGGTGACTTCCTTGCCGTCGAGCTTGGCCGTGCCGACCGCGGCGCCGGGGCCGTAGTCGTCATCGGCGATGGTCTTGCCACCGACGGTGTTTTCTTCAAAGGTGCCCGGATCGACGATCATCTCGATCGCCTCCCGGCCCTTGCCCATCATGGTTTCTTGCGCTTCCATGACTGTCTCCTGAAATTGACTTGTTGAACGTGCCTAGACCTGAAGGCGCTTGACCTGGCCGAGGAAGGCCGCCAGCGGCATGTCGGTCAGCGAGGCCGGGTTGTCGTTGCCGGCCTTGGCCCAAACGTCGCGGGCGTCCTGCGGATGCATTTCTGCGGCAAGAGCGACGCCGCGGATCTGCCGTTCAACGGTTTCGGGCGAGCCGACCCGGCGCATCTCTTCAAAGTCCGCGACCGGCAGCGGGGCGAGGTCGGCGACCTTCTCGCGGAACGCCGCGATGGTGTCGGCGACCAGGAAGTTGGCGTCCCCGATGATGTATTTGTGCCGTCCGCCGGTGGTGCGGAAGACGAGGGCGCGGTCGGAGCTGTCGAACTCCTCCTTGCCCATCTCCTGCTCGATGACTTCCGGACCGGTGAGGCCGAGGCGACCGAACTCGCTCATGATGATGACGTCCGTCGCCGCGGCGACGAAGCCCATGCCGCCGAAGCAGCCGACCTTGGAGCCGATGAGGGAGATCACCGGAACCTTGCCGCGGGCCTTCTGGAACAGGTCCATGACCTCGGCGTGGGCGAGCAGGCCGGCATTGGATTCGTGCAGCCGCACGCCGCCGGTCTCGAACGAGATCACCACGATCGGCTTTTCCTCGTCGGAAAGGTCCGGATAGTCGGCGACCAGCTTGTCGTGGAAGTCGATGGCCAGCTTGATGGTGTTGGCCATCTTGGCGCCGCTGACCTCGCCGATCGAGCCGCCGATGAAGCGACCTTCCTGGGAGACCACGAAGACCGGGGTCTTGCCGATCTTGCCGACGCCGCAGACGATGCCGTCGTCGAATTCCACGGCATCGCCGAGCAGCACCAGGTGCGGGCTCGACAGCCGGTCGAACGGGCCGGCCAGCTCGGTGAACGTGCCGTCGTCTACGATGCCGAGGGCGCGCTCGCGCGCATTCGACTCGAGGAAGCTGTGCTCCTGCAGATCATTCCATTTGGACATGATGAACCTCCTTAGTCCGTCGTTGCCTGGCTAAAGGCCTGACGCAGGCGCAGAAGCACGACGGCCGGCGTAGCGTTGTTGTCGTTGATCTCGATCCGGGTGTCGGAAAGGGCCGTCTCGCTGACGAATTTTTCCAGGACCCGCTTCCACAGATCGTCGAAGCCGGTGACCGGGGTGACGATGCGTACCGAGACGCCGCCTTCCAGGTCCTTCGGTTCCATCAACACTTCCATGTCGCTCGACCCGACGACGCCGGTATGGGTCGGCACGTCGATCTTCATGGTTCCGGTGTTGAGCTTGATGTCGAATTCAACTGTGTGAAGTGCCATGACCTCAGATCTCCATTACCAGTTGCGGAAGCGCGAGGGCGGGTTGTAGAGACCGTTCGACCAGGTCACGAGGTCCTTCACGCTCTTGGCGGCGAGCATCGCGCGGGTGGCCCGCGACGGGTCGACGCCGAGGTCGTCCGGGGTCTTGACGATGTTGGCTTCGCGCAGCCGCTTCGTTTCTTCCGGCTTGGCCTGCAAGCCGATGTCGGTGTAGCCGGCAACCGCGCGGATGGCCGCCATGCGGCTGTCCAGATCCGGGCACCGGTTGAGGTAGGCGATGCCTTCCTCGGTGACGATGTGGGTGAGGTCGTCGCCGTAGATCATCACCGGCGGCAGGTCGAGATTGGCGTTCTCGGCCAGCTTCCAGGCGTCGAGCTTGTCGACGAACACCGGCTGGCGTCCCTCGCCGAAGGTCTCGACGCCCTGCACCACCAGGCGCTTGCCGCGCGGCATGGTGCCGAGCTGCTGGTCGAGGCTCGGCAGTTCCTGGCCGCACTTCAGCCAGGCACCGGTCGAGTGACGCCGGCCCTTGGCATCGCAGCCCATGTTCGGGGCACCGCCGAAGCCGGCGACGCGGCTGGCGGTCGCGGTCGACGAGTTGCCGTATTTGTCGATCTGCAGCGTGCCGCCGATGAACATGTCGAGGGCGTAGTGGCCGGCGGTCTGGGCGAAGGCGCGGTTGGAGCGCAGCGTGCCGTCCGGGCCGATGAAGAAGACGTCCGGGCGCGAGGCCACATACTCTTCCATGCCCAATTCACCGCCGAAGCAGTGGATGGTGTCGACCCAGTCCGTCTCGATCGCCGGGATCATCGTCGGATGCGGGTTGAGGATCATGTGGGTGCAGACCTTGCCCTTCAGCCCCAGCTCCTCGCCATAGGTCGGCAGCAGCAGCTCGATCGCCGAGGTCAGGAAGCCGATGCCGTGGTTCATGCTGGTGACGCCGTACTCGGCGTAGATGCCCTTCAGGCACAGCATGGCCAGCAGGATCTGGTTGTCGGTGATGAGGCCCGGGTCGCGGGTGAACAGCGGTTCCACGAAGAACGGCTTGGGAGACTGGATGACCGCGTCGACCCAGTCGCCGGGGATATCGACCCGCGGCAGTTCGTCGACGATCTCGTTGACCTGGGCAACGACGATGCCCTGGCGGAACTTGGTCGCCTCGACGATGGTCGGCGTGTCTTCGGTGTTGAAGCCGGTGTAGAGGTTGCCGTTGCGGTCGGCCTTGAAGGCGCAGATCAGCGAGACCCGCGGCGTCAGGTCGAGGAAGTAGCGGCCGAACAGCTCCAGATAGGTGTGGATGGCGCCGAGCTGCAGCTTGCCTTCGGATATGAACTTCGCGACACGGCCGGCCTGCGGGCCGCCGAAGGCGAAGTCGAGCTTCTTGGCGATGCCGTTCTCGAACAGGTCGAGATGGGATGCCAGCGGCACCGCCGACTGGACCATGTGCAGGTCGTGGATCTTCGAGCGGTCGACCTTGTTGAGGCTCTCCGCCAGGAAGTCCGCCTGCTTCTGGTTGTTGCCTTCGATGTTGACGATATCGCCAGCGCGGATCACAGCTTCCAGCAGCGCTACCGTATTTTCTGAGCTGACTTCCTTGCCGGCCCCGAATAGCGGGGCGGCTGCTTCCAGCCGCGCTGCCGTATCCGCGGCGCGCTGGTTCCGTTTTTTGCGGGTTTCATCGTTGGACATTTGCGCCATTTACCTCCTAAAGAACGGGGTGTTCTTTACTTTCAGTTTCGCGTCTTCTCGGAAGCGACCGATGAAGAACACGTCTCGCCAAAAATGTAGTTGTGAATGCTTCCCTCTTCGGTGCGAATGCTAAGGCTGCCGTCATCGCCGAGCGCGATCGCCGTGCCCGAGCGCCGCTCCTGCGGCGTCGTCACGATGATCGGGCGCCCGAGCGTGCACGAGCGGCGGATCCAGTCCCGCCGGATCGGCTGGAACCCATCGCGCTCCCACTGAGCGAGACGGTGCTCGAGCCGATCCAGCAGAAGACCGAGGACTGTCTGACGGTCGACGGCGCGCTTCGCTTCGGCCTCGATGGAGGTCGCGATGGAGCGCAGGCCGTCGGGAAATTGGTCCGGCGTCTGGCTGACATTGATGCCGATGCCGGCGATGATGTGGTCGACGTCGCCGTCCGGCGTCGTCACGAGTTCGCAGAGAATGCCGCAGAGCTTGCGTTCGCCGACCATGATGTCGTTCGGCCATTTGATCTCGGCGGCAACGCCGGACGCCGCTTCGATGGCGTCGGCAACGGCGACCGCGATCACCAGAGTTGCCTGCGACATGCATTCGATAGAGATCCGGGGCCGCAACAGGACCGACAGGCTGAGGCCGGTTCCGGGAGCCGAGTACCAGACCCGCTCCTCCTTGCCGCGGCCGGCCGTCTGGTGGTCGGCGACGACCACCGTTCCGGCCTCCGCCCGCCTCCCGGCCAGGTTGGCCAGGAGGCGGTTCGTGGAGTCGACCTCCGGCAGGTAGAAGACCACGCGACCGATCCGACCGTCCTGCCGTTCGAGCCTAGAGAGGCGGGGGAGGGAGCGACGGCATTCGGGCACAGGATGGGAGGAAGACATCGGTGCTGGCCTTCTACCTGGGGAGCTCTACTGCACGAGGCCGATCGTCGAGGCGAAGACGCCGACGGCGATCGCGGAGACGATGACGCCACAGATCGAGGCGCCCATCGCGAGCGGCATGATCATCGCGTAGGGGCTGGCGGCGAACGCCTCGCGCTGCGCGATCTTGGCGGTGGAGGGCATGCAGGAGACGCCCGCAATGCCGATCACCGGGTTGTAGTTGCCCTTCGACAGCCACCACACCAGCCAGCCGCCGCCGATGCCGCCGAGGGCGGACACGGCAAGCGCCGTGATGCCGAGGACGACGAGGAGACCGACGCGCGGGTCGAGCAGGGTGCCGGCTTCGCACAGGACGCCGAGGACCAGGCCCAGGAACAGGGTCGAGCCGTAGGTGATGGTGTGCTCAAGCAGCTTCTGGTAGGGCTCGATCTCCGCTTCCTTGATGGCGACGCCGAGGAAGAAGGACAGGATCAGCGGGGTCGCGACCGGCAGCAGCAGGCACAGCAGGCCAGCGGCGACGCAGGTGAAGATGAACTTGGCCTTCAGCGACACGTCCGGGAAGTCGAAGTCGACCTCGATCCCGCGATATTCTTCCTTGATCAGCCAGCGCACGATGTACGGATAGCCGGCATAGGTCAGCGACAGGTAGAGATAGGCGATGATCGAGATCGGGACGAACAGCTCCTTGGCCATGATCAGCGAGCCGAACAGGACCATCGGGCCGTCGGCGCCGCCGATCGTGCCGACGGCGGCCGCCTGCGACGGGGTCAGGCCCATATAGTAGCCGATGACCAGCGTCACGAAGGTGCCGAGCTCCGCGCACACCGCCACGGTGATCGAGGCCCAGGGCCGTGCCAGGATGAACGAGATGTCCGCCATCGTGCCGATGCCCATGAACAACAGGCACGCGACCAGCGAGTTGACGAAGGTGAAGTTGTAGATCGGCTGCAGGAAGTTGATCTGCATGATGTCGATCAGCGCGTTCGGCTCCGAGACCATCGGCGCGATCACGAGGGTGCCGATCTTGCCGGCTTCCAGCACCATGACGCCGGCGTTCACCGCCATCATGCCGAGGCCCATGGGGACCATGATCAGCGGTTCGAGCGTGCGCTTGAAGCCGAGATAGGCAAGGCAGAAGCCGAGGCCGATGAAGGCGATGCGGGCGATCGCGATGACCGGATCCTGGATGAAGAGGGTCCCGATGCCGGGAAAGATACTGAAGAGTTGCTCAAACATCTTGGTTCATCCCGTCATGCATCGGAAGGTGTGGAGAGGAATTTGGAAATTCCGACGATGACCGCGATAACAAGAAACGCGATCGCTGCAGTAATCAGATACGCTAACCCTGCGTAGACTATGATGTTCATGTCGACCTCAAAGGGCTGGAGCGCCGTCGGGCGTGTGGACGACGGCTATCGGTGACGGCAGATGCCCGCCGAGGAGGGCATCGACGCCGACGGTGATGGCCAGCAGATCGGCTGATCCGCCGGGACTGATGTTGCGGGCGATGCATTCGGCATCGAGCGCGGCGATGGCGGCCATGCCCTCGTCACTCATCGCCCCGCCGAGATCGAGGATGCGGCGTGCCGCCTCCCGGACGAAGTCGAGTGCCGAGAGGCCACCGCGCCACAGGACGGTGGTGTCTTCGGTCGTCGACATCAGCGAAATCAATGTGTGGAGGAGCAGGGTCGGCAGGGATGCGGCCCGTTCCCGGGCCGATCGCAGCGCCGGAAGGCCGGCGGCGCGGACAGTTGGAAAGCCCGCTTCGACCTCTCCGCGGATGCCGAGGACACCGTACCGGCGAAAGAGTTTCTCGCCGGCCGTCTTGGGGTCCTCATCGCCCAGCGTTCCGAGTTCGCGTTGGCAAAGCCCTTGGGTCATGGATGCCGTCAGGTCGAACAGCTCGTCCGCGTCGGCAAGTGGCCGATCGCGCATCACCAGTCCCGCGACACCCGACAGGATGCCGGCCGAGAACAGCAGTCCACGCTGGGTATTGATCCCGTTCGTCGCCGCCAGGAGACGCCGCTCGTAGCGTGACCCGATCCCGCGGATGACGGGAAGCAGCGCCTGTTCGGCACCGAAATGGGCCAGCCCGGCTTGCGCGCACTGATAGAGGCAGGGCGCGATCGCCGCCGACGAGACCATGAAGGTCTGCAGGTTCATGTCCCGATGGGCGCCGTTGGAACGCGGCGTCACGAGACCCGGCTTGGGATGCGTGGAGAGTTCGAGGAGAGTTCCGGTGAGAAACGCGCTACCGATGAACCAGGCGGCCGATTCCGGCCAAACATCAGGGGTCTGGTCCAGACCGATATGCCGTACAGCGTGATTCATGGGTTGATGCCCGAACCATTGATGGCGGAACGCTGCGGTCGCAGCGTCGCGCCACGGCGGAGCTTCCAGTCGGTCGTGCGCAAAGGCACGGGCCGGTCGGAAAGACCGTCATGGGTTCACCAGCACGAAAGCACTGAATCACGTGGTGTCGAAGGTTGTAGGACCACGTCGTCAGGAGGATCCGACGACTATCGTCCCTCACTAGATCACACGCCCTGCAAGCAGAGCTAGGTATCGCTGCGGTGGCATTTCCGAGGCGGTCAACCCCGTAGCGATGCGACATTAGTAGTACAGACTTTGGCCGCAGTCCAGCCCGGACATTGCGATGCGTCAATCCACCCCAGAGGCACCCGTCTAATCCTTAGATTCCAATCACTTGAACCGATATATGCATACTTCATAAATAACGAAGGAAAATGAAACCGATTGCATCGGCGGGTTTCCGCCAAACCCTTTTCAAGGCCAAAAACGGGCCTGGGTCTTGGTCGTCACCAGGGGCCGGCGAGGCCCCCGTTTCGGGCGTGAATTTCCGGCGGGATATCAACGGATTCCAGGCCGCATCGGACGGTGTCCGGCGGCCCGGCGCGTGCAGTGCAGCACCGACCTAGAGATGCATGACCCCGAAGCCCATCCGCTCGTGGTTGGTTTCCGGATGGAAGGCCGACTCGCCATGCGCCGCAATCGCGATCCAGCGGCCGTCGCTGACCATGGCAATCTTGAGCTTCATGCTGGATTCCGCCGCCACATGGGAACTGACGCCGTTGAGGCATTCCAGGCCGGCGTGGATGACGCCGTGGATCTCGTTGGAGCGATGCCGGATGACCTTGCTCTGCAGGGCGCAGGCGACCAGCGACTTGATGAAGCTCTTGACGACGTCTGTCCGAATCCCGCTGACGAACGTGACGCCGATCCTGAGGTGGGTGTTTTGGTATATGTAATCCTTGAATAGATCTTCTTCTTCACGACTGCTGATTGCAGCCATGATCGCAACTTTACCGATGCGGTCAGGGTTGATATCCATTTTTCATGTTCTTTCCTGGTACCCTCCCTCGCCTTTGTCTTGGTTTTTGTTATGTCTGTCCCCCAAAGGCGGCGCACAAAATAGTCCGAGCCTCAGCCATTAACAAGCCAATGGTTCAACTTTTATCTAGGGTACCGGCACCGCACGCGACAGACGTGAACTCCGGCCGGCCGCCGGGGCCGACGCCTTCGTCGCGACCGCTGAATCGCCGGAAAGTTTCTAGCCGGTTGTTTTGACGCGTCTTCTCACCCGAGCCGCACCGCCGCGACGGCGAAAGCGGAATGCCGCTTTTCGCCGCCGCCGGTTTTCGGTTCGCGGATACGGCCTCGCCGTCGCCGGGGTGTGCGGTCAGCCCACCTTGTAGGCTTCCACGGCCGTCTTCAGCCGCGCCGCGACGCCGCCGAGGTCCTCGGCCGCCGTCTTGACGGAGCGGGCCCCGCCGAGGCTGGCGGTCGCTTCGCTCTGCAGGAGCCGGGCATGTTCCGTGGACCGTTCCGCGCTGTCGGAGACGTCATGGGCGAATTCGGCGATGCGCCCGACATTGGCGACGATGCCCTCGACGCCGCCGAGCACGGCATTGACCTGTCCGGTCACATCCGCGGTGCGCCGCGCCGCTTCGCCGGCCTCGTCCACATGGGACCGTGCCGCATCGGCGATCGTGCCCATGGTTGCGTTCATCACCTCGATGATCTCGCGCACCTCGTCGATAGAGAGCCGCGCCCGGTCGGAGCCGGACCGCATCGTCTCGACGCGCGAGCGGATCTCCTCCGTCGCCGTCTGGGTCTGGTGGGCGAGCGCCTTGACCTCGCTGGCGACGATGGCAAAGCCGCGGCCCGCCTCCCCGGCCCGCGCGGCCTCGATGGTGGCGTTGAGGGCAAGGAGGTTGGTCTGCGAGGACACGGCATCGATCAGCGAGACCATCTCCTCGATCTGGCTCGACATTTCGACGAGGCTGTTCATGGTCGTCTGGGCGCTGTCGGCGAGGCTGTTGGCCTTGGCCGCCACCTCGCGCGCCTCGCCGGCCGAGCCGGAAATTTCCCGCACCGACCCGGCAAGGGCACCGATGGTGTCCGCCACGGCCCTTATGTCGTCCGACATCGCCCGCGTCGCGCTGGCGACCCGGCCGGACTCCACCCGCATCTCCTCGGTGATCGCCACCACATTGGTGGTGCGGCCGGCGAGCGCCGTCGACTGGTCCGACATCGAGGTGGTGCCGTCGGTGACCTTTTCCGCGCCGTCGACGAAGCCGTGCGAGACCCCGGCGAGTGACCGGGAGGTCTCCGTCACGGCGTTCGCCTGGCGGGAAATGTCGGCGACCAGCACCTGGATCTCGTCGAGGAACGGATTGAGGATCTGGGCGATCTCGGCCGTCTCGTCGCCGGTCGTGTCGTCGAGCCGATGGGTCAGGTCGCGGTCGACCCGGGTCATCTTGTGGAGCACTTCCTGCAGCGCGCCGGTGCCGAGGCTGGCGCCGTGCTCGGCCGCGTTGAGGCCCTGGATTTCCTCCTCCGCGGAGACCCTGAGGCCCATCGTCATGTCGACGGCCTTGAACACCAGGAAGGCGAAGGTGAAGGACCAGGCGAAACAGGCGGCAATGCCTTCGAGCTGCACCAGGATCTGCGCCATCCGCCCGCCCGGAACGAGATAGGCGTCGAGCGCAAAGACGGCGGCGAACAGCGTACCGAGCGCGCCGCCA
This genomic window contains:
- the madL gene encoding malonate transporter subunit MadL; the encoded protein is MVIYGVALMGGCMIVGTFLGYLLGHLVGINANVGGVGIAMVLLVIISRKLMDKDQLSKLAQDGILFWSAMYIPIVVAMAARQNVVAAVNAGALAFIAGLGAVFAGFLLIRPITALSPKSTLEDDDNPAEAKAPKGAK
- the mdcC gene encoding malonate decarboxylase acyl carrier protein; this translates as MALHTVEFDIKLNTGTMKIDVPTHTGVVGSSDMEVLMEPKDLEGGVSVRIVTPVTGFDDLWKRVLEKFVSETALSDTRIEINDNNATPAVVLLRLRQAFSQATTD
- the madM gene encoding malonate transporter subunit MadM yields the protein MLDILSTALTKYPLITAFVVVGIIMWASYKVARLTNNRIHGSAIAIVCGLVLAYIGGTVTGEKHGISDVPLFAGIGLMGGSMLRDFAIVSTAFGVKMEELKKAGLPGALALVISMILSTIIGAMTAYAFGYTSPVDMATIGGGAATFIVGPVTGTALGASSEVIALSVAAGVVKSISVMILTPFLAKTAGLDNPAAAAVYGGLMGTTSGTAAGLAATDPRLVPYGAMTATFYTGFGCLVVPSIGYMVLVALFG
- a CDS encoding acyl carrier protein is translated as MSDALKALEDAQDLFTGMPTLAEMPRRSLGDKGIAGPTAAHVIEEIHTPFNLAYLTFTTGSSAFQNIVGVTHAELPGRADVTRAVFKRLDCEGGTRMLVTYPPLVNVFSAQALTASEVEWTFLERSSRDALIIAACNRNPDIILGESSFLRASLEQAVSLGLKEEMPRYCVLLVAGTPLDEELLPIADAFGYKVHDLYGCQEFGWLTLDGVPLRDDITMVPSPLGEPYQELVVGGLPMGDSFVVSPSGHVCNRDGHIITYRRERTHPEYEVFVTATPMSTGSTVDKASRTILRTKSRVVKVSPQLQTGAPATRLELVPGIVDPNADVVPPIVIEGPQSTRLFDVLVQAQVEVQRSAKTDPTWIKRR
- a CDS encoding biotin-independent malonate decarboxylase subunit beta: MSKWNDLQEHSFLESNARERALGIVDDGTFTELAGPFDRLSSPHLVLLGDAVEFDDGIVCGVGKIGKTPVFVVSQEGRFIGGSIGEVSGAKMANTIKLAIDFHDKLVADYPDLSDEEKPIVVISFETGGVRLHESNAGLLAHAEVMDLFQKARGKVPVISLIGSKVGCFGGMGFVAAATDVIIMSEFGRLGLTGPEVIEQEMGKEEFDSSDRALVFRTTGGRHKYIIGDANFLVADTIAAFREKVADLAPLPVADFEEMRRVGSPETVERQIRGVALAAEMHPQDARDVWAKAGNDNPASLTDMPLAAFLGQVKRLQV
- the mdcA gene encoding malonate decarboxylase subunit alpha, with amino-acid sequence MSNDETRKKRNQRAADTAARLEAAAPLFGAGKEVSSENTVALLEAVIRAGDIVNIEGNNQKQADFLAESLNKVDRSKIHDLHMVQSAVPLASHLDLFENGIAKKLDFAFGGPQAGRVAKFISEGKLQLGAIHTYLELFGRYFLDLTPRVSLICAFKADRNGNLYTGFNTEDTPTIVEATKFRQGIVVAQVNEIVDELPRVDIPGDWVDAVIQSPKPFFVEPLFTRDPGLITDNQILLAMLCLKGIYAEYGVTSMNHGIGFLTSAIELLLPTYGEELGLKGKVCTHMILNPHPTMIPAIETDWVDTIHCFGGELGMEEYVASRPDVFFIGPDGTLRSNRAFAQTAGHYALDMFIGGTLQIDKYGNSSTATASRVAGFGGAPNMGCDAKGRRHSTGAWLKCGQELPSLDQQLGTMPRGKRLVVQGVETFGEGRQPVFVDKLDAWKLAENANLDLPPVMIYGDDLTHIVTEEGIAYLNRCPDLDSRMAAIRAVAGYTDIGLQAKPEETKRLREANIVKTPDDLGVDPSRATRAMLAAKSVKDLVTWSNGLYNPPSRFRNW
- the mdcE gene encoding biotin-independent malonate decarboxylase subunit gamma — translated: MEAQETMMGKGREAIEMIVDPGTFEENTVGGKTIADDDYGPGAAVGTAKLDGKEVTIIASDGMSFNERFPVVYAGVIGMEEGYKMAQSVYASMEADKDKPLDEKRALVLIVDTPGNGPGKVEEIFGMNKSTGAYQLALAEARLAGHPIVAMVIGRAVSGAFLCHGLQADNILSLDANFGTIIHVMPLTSVSRIIRKDLEVLEELSKDNPVFASGPRFFHTLGGVETLVDKVEGMRPAIIEHIASIRKAKAEGKQDTLGPWGRGALGAERGGRALRPKVMDVMNKEFEAVADKYAPAR
- a CDS encoding biotin/lipoyl-containing protein codes for the protein MPSVVVSLEVEEGATVTKGQNLAVVEAMKMKNNTPSPVDGTVKSIAAKPGDRLKPGGVIMTIE
- the mdcG gene encoding malonate decarboxylase holo-[acyl-carrier-protein] synthase — its product is MLDRRHVLAYPTAAARKELVTAMVAGLPEPMRGPAIAHRVKQAFLADAIPGIVCRPTQACPEDGGQIGFSFPFRIGEERVRSAVPVCADQIESYVTPYEVMERAGASPRVVHPVLIDLRKVAAAAGITLGLIGSAAMQVVTGLDYVRPDSDLDVLVQAGTAQQLQWFWQEICDLKVRTGTAIDAEIDMQGRCGVKLSEYMSDAEVLLAKSISGVELIDRNKFSDETFSEVSFTETTSSLATKGVTQWM